In one window of Euwallacea fornicatus isolate EFF26 chromosome 19, ASM4011564v1, whole genome shotgun sequence DNA:
- the Fnta gene encoding protein farnesyltransferase/geranylgeranyltransferase type-1 subunit alpha yields MGDSSSDEGALSTQYVLYKNRREWSDVTPLKQDDGEHPIVSIDYTPEFEDCFDYFRAIVQKKEYSERALELTKTAAKFNPANYTVWQYRREILKALNKDLHQELDYIEKVILKQTKNYQVWHHRKVLVEWLQDPSKEKYLTEKALATDAKNYHAWQHRQWVIKTFNLYDGELEYVDQLLLDDIKNNSAWNQRYFVVNSVTGFTQETLSREIEYTLDKIKILMDNESAWNYLRGLLLHDKGGLSRNKKVTEFFENLYKEGNRSPFLLAFIVDMCSERSLEHSEGEEDNIYSVARAKELCSDLATKFDTIRGKYWEYMADTIEKQSKGEAVD; encoded by the exons atgggTGATAGCAGCAGCGATGAAGGGGCACTAAGCACTCAATATGTCCTATATAAAAACAGGCGCGAATGGAGTGATGTAACTCCTTTAAAGCAGGATGATGGGGAACACCCTATTGTGTCTATTGATTACACCCCAGAAT ttGAGGATTGCTTTGACTACTTTCGAGCTATAGTCCAGAAGAAAGAATATTCAGAGAGAGCCTTAGAATTAACAAAAACTGCCGCTAAATTCAATCCTGCAAATTATACTGTATGGCAATATAG AAGAGAAATATTGAAAGCCCTTAACAAGGATTTACACCAGGAACTAGACTATATTGAGAAGGTCATACTGAAACAAACCAAGAATTATCAAGTGTGGCACCATAGAAAAGTGCTAGTTGAGTGGCTACAAGATCcctcaaaggaaaaatatctgaCTGAAAAAGCTTTGGCTACAgatgcaaaaaattatcatgCCTGGCAACACCGGCAATGGGTTATTAAAACGTTCAA tttataTGATGGTGAGTTGGAATATGTTGATCAACTGCTACTGGATGatataaaaaacaattcagCTTGGAATCAGAGatattttgttgtaaatagTGTCACTGGTTTTACCCAGGAAACTCTAAGTCGTGAAATTGAATACACACTAGATAAAATAAAGATCCTTATGGATAATGAAAGTGCATGGAACTACTTAAGGGG tCTGCTTCTTCATGACAAAGGAGGTTTGAGCCGAAACAAAAAGGTCACAGAGTTCTTTGAGAACTTATACAAAGAGGGAAATAGGTCTCCCTTTTTGTTAGCTTTTATTGTTGATATGTGTTCAGAGAGATCTCTGGAACATAGTGAAGGCGAAGAGGATAACATATACTCGGTAGCTAGAGCAAAAGAGCTGTGTAGTGATTTGGCAACAAAGTTTGATACAATAAGAGGAAAGTATTGG GAATACATGGCCGATACCATAGAGAAACAATCAAAAGGGGAAGCCGTGGACTAA